A region of Antedon mediterranea chromosome 8, ecAntMedi1.1, whole genome shotgun sequence DNA encodes the following proteins:
- the LOC140057022 gene encoding uncharacterized protein: MEDLENLVTSDIAIGREKLINNSWNLSEIATQSEEAFKKAQNKEAEIAVTEQTKYCVTNALASVADQINTLTSDLKALIEGEVHEMKILDYEVNQLEMKGKAFDSKRDMKRISKFASRKFTKEIRRKTKRHVRAHHKKRRYISTAIDYGALDKVGHGMIFTQPLIADIKEPKSPLESNTVRVKDRTPRKAVPEPAWESPREIPIEPDDGTSYDYITRTTSSDYSSTTDDADSENQYYEELNPVNGSKSFSYNPFSSLNRRPEWENVPNTPSLRLRKMSDSSSIAQTPTPRGAAGNYFMFLKNNTDEYATFENQQTQQQKRDYTPPALPERQLGHSISRIIDKDERIYEEPALEQRIEEALNELDDATNSIYVIDDLNYNGVDAPPLDDANDSCYVTDKIQMDLNYGVVDSAQPPPPLPPKLEIPLPGNTDEIDHCNIPNPPPITQKLLQCVINENRLKSPKEQHVTQKVHEQSNTPTQSQGPVAVGISSDLIKQLKENLRPSSRTFNDVAIGRTPLNLSEKSEMQQNASPVQAKQINDLSILNVTSNQARSKQPPTIPEFAPNKPRNLLKQIPTVPNQPHIVPNQPPFVGLLKPPPIVPKQSHFVPNQPPIVPNQTLFVLKPPPTLPKHPPSVAKKPPVVAKKSPIQQPVNKQPPSVPKKPPGTKPKPRPKSEVPRPSLEEREQHKPLQFSPNVNCESNKTPPPPPPKTKPKPAKIQRFSMIN, encoded by the exons AAAATAAAGAAGCGGAAATAGCCGTCACAGAACAGACAAAATACTGCGTGACAAACGCATTGGCAAGTGTTGCCGATCAGATAAATACTTTAACAAGTGATCTGAAAGCACTAATAGAGGGTGAGGTccatgaaatgaaaatattggaTTATGAAGTTAATCAACTTGAAATG aaAGGAAAAGCATTCGATTCAAAACGGGATATGAAACGGATTTCGAAATTTGCTTCTCGAAAATTCACGAAAGAAATTAGGCGAAAAACAAAACGACATGTTCGTGCCCACCACAAGAAACGTCGGTACATTTCGACGGCAATAGACTACGGAGCACTAGACAAGGTTGGTCATGGTATGATATTTACACAACCATTGATTGCTGACATTAAGGAACCGAAAAGCCCACTAGAATCTAATACTGTACGTGTTAAAGACAGAACACCACGTAAGGCTGTTCCAGAACCCGCATGGGAGTCTCCAAGAGAAATCCCTATTGAACCTGATGATGGAACGAGTTACGATTACATCACAAGAACCACATCATCGGACTATTCTTCAACAACTGATGACGCAGACAGTGAAAACCAGTATTACGAGGAGTTGAATCCAGTTAATGGCTCCAAATCATTTTCATATAATCCCTTCTCATCTTTAAATCGAAGGCCTGAATGGGAAAATGTTCCTAATACACCGTCGTTACGCTTAAGAAAAATGTCTGATAGTTCAAGTATCGCTCAAACCCCAACACCAAGGGGAGCAGCAGGtaactattttatgtttttgaaaaataacaCAGACGAATATgctacatttgaaaatcaacaaaCACAACAACAGAAAAGGGACTATACACCACCAGCATTGCCAGAAAGGCAATTAGGACATTCTATTAGTCGTATAATAGATAAAGACGAACGGATATACGAGGAACCAGCATTGGAACAAAGAATAGAAGAAGCCTTGAATGAACTTGATGATGCCACAAATTCAATTTATGTAATTGATGACTTAAATTATAACGGAGTAGATGCTCCTCCTCTTGATGATGCAAATGATTCATGTTATGTCACTGATAAAATACAGATGGACTTAAATTACGGCGTAGTAGATAGTGCTCAACCTCCGCCTCCGTTACCCCCTAAATTGGAGATTCCTTTACCAGGCAACACAGACGAAATTGATCATTGTAATATTCCAAATCCACCGCCAATAACACAAAAACTTCTACAATGTGTTATAAATGAAAATCGATTAAAGTCTCCAAAAGAACAACATGTGACTCAAAAAGTACATGAACAATCGAATACTCCAACACAATCTCAAGGACCAGTAGCAGTCGGCATTTCTAGtgatttaataaaacaattaaaagaaaACTTAAGGCCATCTTCCAGAACATTTAATGACGTTGCCATCGGTAGGACTCCATTAAACTTGTCAGAGAAGTCAGAAATGCAACAAAATGCATCGCCAGTGCAAGCGAAACAAATCAACGATTTATCGATATTAAATGTAACAAGCAATCAGGCTCGATCAAAACAACCACCTACTATTCCTGAATTTGCACCAAACAAACCTCGTAATTTACTTAAACAAATTCCTACTGTACCTAACCAGCCTCATATTGTACCTAACCAGCCTccctttgtaggcctacttaaaccACCTCCTATTGTGCCTAAGCAGTCTCATTTTGTACCTAACCAGCCTCCTATTGTACCTAACCAGACTCTCTTTGTACTTAAACCACCTCCTACTTTACCCAAACATCCTCCCAGTGTGGCTAAAAAGCCTCCCGTTGTAGCTAAAAAGTCTCCCATCCAGCAGCCTGTTAATAAACAACCACCCAGTGTTCCTAAAAAACCTCCAGGGACAAAACCTAAACCAAGACCAAAAAGTGAGGTACCACGTCCATCTTTGGAAGAAAGGGAGCAACACAAACCTCTACAATTTAGTCCTAACGTAAACTGCGAGTCAAACAAGACGCCTCCACCCCCACCCCCAAAAACTAAACCCAAACCTGCAAAGATTCAACGATTTTCTATGATTAATTAG